A window from Sphingopyxis alaskensis RB2256 encodes these proteins:
- a CDS encoding 2OG-Fe(II) oxygenase has protein sequence MTTAIDTDIAARLAATDWDAAATALDGAGWAVLPGLLGDAECDALAAAYDMPPLFRSHIQMARHGFGRGEYRYFAYPLPPLVAALRSRLYPRLAPLANRWHERMGLPARFPSDHADFLARCDAAGQRRPTPLLLQYGPGDYNCLHQDLYGEHVFPVQAAVLLSAPGEAFTGGEFILTEQRPRMQSRAAVVPLAKGDAVIFAVNVRPVRGSRGDYRVAMRHGVSEIRSGRRHTLGVIFHDAA, from the coding sequence ATGACGACAGCAATCGACACCGATATCGCGGCCCGCCTCGCGGCGACCGACTGGGACGCTGCGGCCACCGCGCTCGACGGCGCGGGATGGGCGGTGCTGCCGGGGCTGCTCGGCGATGCCGAATGCGACGCGCTTGCCGCCGCCTACGACATGCCGCCGCTGTTCCGCAGCCATATCCAGATGGCGCGCCACGGCTTCGGGCGCGGCGAATATCGCTATTTCGCCTATCCGCTGCCGCCGCTCGTCGCAGCGCTGCGCAGCCGCCTCTATCCGCGCCTCGCGCCACTCGCGAACCGCTGGCACGAACGCATGGGGCTGCCCGCGCGCTTTCCCTCCGACCACGCCGATTTCCTCGCGCGCTGCGATGCCGCCGGGCAGCGGCGGCCGACACCGCTGCTGCTGCAATATGGACCGGGCGACTACAACTGTCTGCATCAGGATCTATACGGCGAGCATGTCTTTCCGGTGCAGGCGGCGGTGCTGCTGTCGGCGCCGGGGGAAGCGTTCACCGGCGGCGAGTTCATTCTCACCGAACAGCGGCCGCGGATGCAGTCGCGCGCCGCGGTCGTGCCGCTGGCGAAGGGCGATGCCGTGATCTTCGCGGTCAATGTCCGTCCGGTGCGCGGGTCGCGCGGCGATTACCGCGTTGCGATGCGTCACGGCGTCAGCGAAATCCGTTCGGGGCGGCGGCACACGCTGGGGGTGATTTTCCACGACGCCGCCTGA
- a CDS encoding DUF481 domain-containing protein: MTFFLRRAAIALLVAAGAAPAHAIPVAPTISPLIVPAMVPSLLPETTPLPLPDPVRAMIAAAIDSGEKRDIDTVVSLAKATNPRSIGDIEAMLAAAKAIREGGEQPDPVRQMLAAAMASQKDGDVEAVGKLAKATLPDQAAKIEALLAQYRADRAREKAAEAAVARAKLAQAKLWQNWKGEGQIGASISTGNTKSSGLSVGVALARKGLDWDQRFRAQADYQRTNGRTSVERYLVEYEPQIEVSERAFAYGLGRWERDRILGFGERWNASAGLGYKLIADKKMALSVKAGPAWRDTDYIPGRGIDDSEVTGLAGLDFGWQLSPTLRLTQVASTIVGGRNTSTSALTALNAKLTGALSARFSYSAEIDTDPPPGVETVDTMTRFTLVYGF; this comes from the coding sequence ATGACCTTTTTTCTGCGCCGCGCCGCCATTGCCCTGCTCGTCGCGGCGGGCGCCGCGCCCGCCCACGCCATCCCGGTCGCGCCGACCATTTCGCCGCTGATCGTTCCGGCGATGGTGCCGTCGCTGCTTCCCGAAACCACCCCGCTGCCGCTGCCCGACCCGGTGCGCGCGATGATCGCTGCGGCGATCGACAGCGGCGAAAAGCGCGACATCGACACGGTCGTGTCGCTGGCGAAGGCGACCAATCCGCGCTCGATCGGCGACATCGAGGCGATGCTGGCGGCGGCCAAAGCTATTCGCGAGGGCGGCGAACAGCCCGATCCGGTGCGGCAGATGCTCGCCGCGGCGATGGCGAGCCAGAAGGACGGCGATGTCGAGGCGGTGGGCAAGCTCGCCAAGGCGACGCTGCCCGATCAGGCGGCTAAGATCGAGGCGCTGCTCGCCCAATATCGCGCCGACCGCGCCAGGGAGAAAGCGGCCGAGGCCGCAGTGGCGCGCGCAAAGCTCGCGCAGGCTAAATTATGGCAGAACTGGAAGGGCGAGGGCCAGATTGGCGCCTCCATCAGCACGGGTAACACCAAATCGTCGGGGCTTAGCGTGGGGGTCGCGCTCGCGCGCAAGGGGCTCGACTGGGATCAGCGGTTTCGCGCGCAGGCCGATTATCAGCGGACGAACGGGCGCACCTCGGTCGAACGCTATCTGGTCGAATATGAACCGCAGATCGAGGTCAGCGAGCGCGCCTTTGCCTATGGTCTCGGCCGCTGGGAACGTGACCGCATCCTGGGGTTCGGCGAACGCTGGAACGCCTCGGCGGGGCTCGGCTACAAGCTGATCGCCGACAAGAAGATGGCGCTCAGCGTCAAGGCGGGACCGGCGTGGCGCGACACCGATTATATCCCCGGCCGCGGCATCGACGACAGCGAAGTCACCGGGCTCGCGGGGCTCGATTTCGGGTGGCAATTGTCGCCGACCTTGCGGCTGACGCAGGTGGCATCGACGATCGTCGGCGGGCGCAACACCTCGACGAGCGCGTTGACCGCGCTCAACGCCAAGCTGACCGGCGCCTTGTCGGCGCGCTTTTCCTATTCGGCCGAAATCGACACCGACCCGCCGCCGGGGGTCGAAACGGTCGACACGATGACGCGCTTCACGCTGGTTTACGGCTTTTAG
- a CDS encoding VOC family protein yields the protein MSGDLNGVAHVILTAGDFARSTAFWRDLIGYLGLKIVLDSDAMFYGVGGRTAIGIRTPSPENVGKRFDQGAPGLHHACFRMRDRAAVDRLYAFLKDRDDIRFVHGPQEEPWAPGYYSLLFEDPDGIRIEFNHVPGAGLLAEGEAIGGAEAFD from the coding sequence ATGAGCGGCGACCTCAACGGCGTCGCCCACGTCATCCTGACCGCGGGCGACTTCGCGCGCTCGACCGCGTTCTGGCGCGACCTCATCGGCTATCTCGGCCTCAAGATCGTGCTCGACAGCGACGCGATGTTTTACGGCGTCGGCGGGCGCACCGCGATCGGCATCCGCACGCCCAGCCCCGAAAATGTGGGCAAGCGCTTCGATCAGGGCGCGCCGGGGCTGCACCATGCCTGCTTCCGGATGCGCGACCGCGCTGCGGTCGACCGCCTCTATGCCTTTTTGAAAGACCGCGACGATATCCGCTTCGTTCACGGTCCACAGGAGGAGCCATGGGCGCCCGGCTATTATTCGCTGCTGTTCGAGGATCCCGACGGCATCCGCATCGAATTCAACCATGTCCCCGGCGCCGGACTGCTCGCCGAGGGCGAGGCGATCGGTGGCGCCGAGGCCTTCGACTGA
- a CDS encoding M20/M25/M40 family metallo-hydrolase — protein sequence MDMKEQSLRTLLERRGVLRGAAMLGAGATMMHPLPVLAASSQSAAIRKAAEAGKAASIQRIRDWIALPSIAAENLNMAEGAAFMAELARDAGFTNVEIVPTDGHPGVFGTIDVGAPRTLGIYFMYDVKQFDPAEWSSPPLEGRMVERPGFGRAIMGRGAVNQKGPEAAFLAALHAIRAARAKLPVNIVLVCEGEEEIGSPHFRQIATKPNILAALRKCEGIFIPFASQGKTGNVTVNLGSKGIIELELIASGEKWGRGPKKDVHSSLKAMVDSPAWRLVQALQTLVTKDGNTPAIEGWFENVRPLTEREKELIRAAARAGDEAAQKQALGITHWIDNLAYDDALIRLAQEPTVNIEGLVAGYTGPGGKTILPGRAVAKLDLRLVPNQTRAEAEKKLRAHLDKHGFTDVEMNVSGGYDPTEVAEDSRLVRSELATYKRLGVATSLNPRMAGSWPGATFTAPPVSIPAAHFGIGHGSGAHAPDEYYLIDSTNPRVAGLVDATMGFAEFLYTLAAIR from the coding sequence ATGGACATGAAGGAACAGTCTCTCCGCACGCTACTCGAACGGCGCGGGGTGCTGCGCGGGGCAGCCATGCTGGGCGCAGGTGCAACGATGATGCACCCGCTCCCGGTCCTGGCCGCGAGCAGCCAGTCGGCCGCGATCCGCAAGGCCGCCGAGGCGGGCAAGGCCGCCTCGATCCAGCGCATCCGCGACTGGATTGCCCTCCCCTCGATCGCCGCCGAAAATCTGAACATGGCCGAAGGCGCAGCCTTTATGGCCGAACTCGCGCGCGACGCCGGGTTCACCAATGTGGAGATCGTCCCCACCGACGGCCACCCCGGCGTGTTCGGCACGATCGACGTCGGCGCCCCCCGCACGCTCGGCATCTATTTCATGTATGACGTCAAACAGTTCGATCCCGCCGAATGGTCGTCGCCGCCGCTCGAAGGGCGGATGGTCGAGCGCCCCGGTTTCGGCCGGGCAATCATGGGCCGCGGCGCGGTGAACCAGAAGGGGCCGGAAGCCGCCTTCCTCGCCGCGCTCCACGCGATCCGCGCCGCCAGGGCGAAGCTGCCGGTCAACATCGTCCTCGTCTGCGAAGGCGAGGAGGAGATCGGCTCGCCGCATTTCCGCCAGATCGCGACCAAGCCCAACATCCTTGCCGCGCTCAGGAAATGCGAGGGCATCTTCATCCCCTTCGCCTCGCAGGGCAAGACCGGCAATGTCACGGTCAATCTGGGGTCTAAAGGCATCATCGAACTCGAACTGATCGCCAGCGGCGAGAAATGGGGCCGCGGCCCCAAAAAAGACGTGCATTCCAGCCTCAAGGCGATGGTCGACTCGCCCGCGTGGCGGCTGGTGCAGGCGCTGCAGACGCTGGTGACGAAGGATGGCAACACCCCCGCGATCGAAGGCTGGTTCGAAAATGTCCGCCCGCTTACGGAGCGCGAAAAGGAACTGATCCGCGCGGCCGCCAGGGCAGGCGACGAAGCCGCGCAGAAACAGGCGCTCGGCATTACCCACTGGATCGATAATCTCGCCTACGACGACGCGCTGATCCGGCTGGCGCAGGAGCCGACGGTCAATATCGAGGGGCTGGTTGCGGGCTATACCGGCCCCGGCGGCAAGACGATCCTGCCCGGCCGCGCGGTCGCCAAGCTCGACCTCCGCCTCGTTCCCAACCAGACGCGCGCCGAGGCCGAGAAGAAGCTCCGCGCTCACCTCGACAAACATGGTTTCACCGATGTCGAGATGAATGTGTCGGGCGGCTACGACCCCACCGAGGTCGCCGAGGACAGCCGCCTCGTCCGTTCCGAACTCGCGACCTATAAAAGGCTCGGCGTCGCGACGAGCCTCAACCCGCGCATGGCGGGCAGCTGGCCGGGCGCGACCTTCACCGCGCCGCCGGTGTCGATTCCCGCGGCGCATTTCGGCATCGGCCACGGATCGGGCGCGCACGCCCCCGACGAATATTATCTGATCGATTCGACCAACCCCAGGGTCGCAGGCCTGGTCGATGCGACGATGGGCTTCGCCGAATTTCTCTACACGCTCGCCGCGATCCGATGA
- a CDS encoding SDR family NAD(P)-dependent oxidoreductase, translating into MDFQGKSVVITGGATGIGFALAKRIGTAGARIILFEPREERLAAAVEALAPFGVNACAFAGDVTDAAAVEALADFAWATHGRADAIIANAGVGGVRTEILDTDDAAARALIEVNFWGVWNCVRTFGRRFQGDGLPSAIYATASENGLFNAVRRNGGIYVASKHAVIGLMDTLRNEAPDTIEVGVIIPGWVKSDMTRHADAAMDADVFANRIVPQMEAGQFYLVSHPYNVVRMEERWAEAYAAFAKYAPREPGDDAMDVALFMERMRAEREGLTPPPATPHP; encoded by the coding sequence ATGGACTTTCAGGGCAAGAGCGTCGTGATCACCGGTGGTGCGACAGGCATCGGTTTTGCGCTGGCGAAGCGGATCGGGACGGCAGGCGCGCGGATCATCCTGTTTGAACCGCGTGAGGAAAGACTTGCCGCGGCCGTCGAGGCGCTGGCGCCGTTCGGGGTCAATGCGTGCGCGTTCGCGGGTGATGTCACCGATGCCGCTGCGGTAGAGGCGCTCGCCGATTTCGCCTGGGCAACGCATGGCCGCGCCGACGCAATCATCGCCAACGCCGGGGTCGGCGGGGTTCGGACCGAGATACTCGATACCGACGATGCCGCGGCGCGCGCGCTGATCGAGGTCAACTTCTGGGGCGTATGGAATTGCGTCCGCACCTTCGGCCGGCGCTTTCAGGGCGATGGCCTCCCGTCGGCGATCTACGCGACAGCGTCGGAGAATGGCCTGTTCAACGCGGTGCGCCGGAACGGCGGCATCTATGTCGCCAGCAAGCATGCCGTGATTGGCCTGATGGACACGCTGCGCAACGAGGCGCCGGACACGATCGAGGTCGGCGTGATCATTCCCGGCTGGGTGAAGTCCGACATGACGCGCCACGCCGATGCGGCGATGGACGCCGACGTCTTTGCGAATCGCATCGTGCCGCAGATGGAGGCAGGCCAATTCTACCTCGTCAGCCATCCGTACAACGTCGTGCGGATGGAAGAGCGCTGGGCCGAGGCCTATGCCGCCTTTGCCAAATACGCCCCGCGCGAGCCCGGCGATGACGCGATGGACGTCGCGCTATTCATGGAACGCATGCGCGCCGAGCGCGAAGGCCTTACACCCCCGCCAGCAACCCCTCATCCTTGA
- a CDS encoding fumarate hydratase: MNTVIIREDDLIETIADALQYISYFHPMDYIRALAAAYEREVSPAAKDAMAQILSNSRMCAEGHRPICQDTGIVTVFIKWGMDCRLDSPRSLQQVVDEGVRRAYLHPENKLRASILADPAFSRVNTKDNTPSVLNVEMVPGNKVVIDVAAKGGGSENKSKFKMMNPSDSIVDWVLEMVPQMGAGWCPPGMLGIGIGGTAEKAMLLAKQSLMDPIDMTELLARGPSNPTEELRIELYEKVNALGIGAQGLGGLSTVLDVKIADWPTHAASKPVAMIPNCAATRHAHITLDGSGPAYLEPPKLADYPQIDWKPDTTAKRVDLDHLTPEIVASWKQGDRLLLSGKMLTGRDAAHKRIADMLAKGEQLPVEFRGRVIYYVGPVDPVGEEIVGPAGPTTATRMDKFMDMMLGQGLLACVGKAERGPAATQSIAKHKSAYLMAVGGAAYLVARAIKGSKVVGFADLGMEAIYEFEVQDFPVTVAVDSEGQNVHVNAPKLWQKRIKDEGLLAGV; this comes from the coding sequence ATGAACACCGTCATCATTCGCGAAGACGATCTGATCGAAACCATCGCCGACGCGCTTCAGTACATCAGCTATTTTCATCCGATGGACTATATTCGCGCGCTTGCCGCCGCCTATGAGCGCGAAGTGTCGCCCGCCGCCAAGGACGCGATGGCGCAGATATTGTCGAACAGCCGCATGTGCGCCGAGGGGCACCGACCGATCTGTCAGGACACCGGCATCGTCACCGTCTTCATCAAATGGGGCATGGACTGCCGCCTCGATTCGCCCCGCAGCCTGCAACAGGTCGTCGACGAAGGCGTGCGCCGCGCCTATCTCCATCCCGAAAACAAGCTGCGCGCCTCGATCCTCGCCGACCCGGCGTTCAGCCGCGTCAATACGAAGGACAATACGCCGTCGGTGCTCAATGTCGAGATGGTCCCCGGCAACAAGGTCGTGATCGACGTCGCCGCAAAGGGCGGCGGCAGCGAAAACAAGTCGAAGTTCAAGATGATGAACCCGTCGGATTCGATCGTCGACTGGGTGCTCGAAATGGTGCCGCAGATGGGCGCCGGCTGGTGCCCGCCGGGGATGCTCGGCATCGGTATCGGCGGAACCGCCGAAAAGGCGATGCTGCTCGCCAAACAGTCGCTGATGGACCCGATCGACATGACCGAGCTGCTCGCGCGCGGCCCGAGCAATCCGACCGAGGAACTGCGGATCGAACTGTATGAAAAGGTCAATGCGCTCGGCATCGGCGCGCAGGGGCTGGGCGGGCTTTCGACCGTGCTCGACGTCAAGATCGCCGACTGGCCGACCCATGCCGCCTCGAAGCCGGTCGCGATGATTCCGAACTGCGCCGCGACCCGCCACGCGCACATCACCCTCGACGGCAGCGGCCCGGCCTATCTCGAACCGCCGAAACTCGCCGATTACCCGCAGATCGACTGGAAGCCCGACACCACGGCGAAGCGCGTCGATCTCGACCATCTCACCCCCGAGATCGTCGCGAGCTGGAAACAGGGCGACCGCCTGCTCTTGAGCGGCAAGATGCTCACCGGCCGCGACGCCGCGCACAAGCGCATCGCCGACATGCTCGCGAAGGGCGAGCAATTGCCCGTCGAGTTCAGGGGCCGCGTCATCTATTATGTCGGCCCGGTCGACCCCGTCGGCGAGGAAATCGTCGGCCCCGCCGGCCCGACGACCGCGACGCGCATGGACAAGTTCATGGACATGATGCTGGGTCAGGGCCTGCTCGCCTGCGTCGGCAAGGCCGAACGCGGCCCCGCCGCGACGCAATCGATCGCGAAGCACAAGAGCGCGTACCTTATGGCGGTCGGCGGTGCCGCCTACCTTGTCGCGCGCGCGATCAAGGGCAGCAAGGTGGTGGGCTTCGCCGACCTCGGCATGGAGGCGATCTACGAGTTCGAGGTGCAGGACTTCCCCGTCACCGTCGCGGTCGACAGCGAAGGCCAGAACGTCCACGTCAACGCGCCGAAGCTGTGGCAAAAGCGGATCAAGGATGAGGGGTTGCTGGCGGGGGTGTAA
- a CDS encoding MerC domain-containing protein: MTEVASPAPVLMRPAAFLSRGRALVRAARGSRPLTSLSGDQLAMGLSGLCLVHCLATTIFFASIASVGGVFLDNHLFHEIGLIVAIGFALITLVAGVLSHGYMMPFAVGSFGLGMMAGALARPHDGSEVIATMIGVAVVALGHDLNRRARG; this comes from the coding sequence GTGACCGAAGTTGCCAGCCCTGCCCCTGTCCTAATGCGCCCCGCCGCTTTCCTGAGCCGGGGGAGGGCGCTTGTTCGGGCTGCGCGCGGTTCGCGGCCGCTGACGTCGCTGTCGGGCGATCAGCTGGCGATGGGATTGTCGGGGCTCTGCCTTGTCCATTGCCTTGCGACGACGATCTTTTTCGCCTCGATCGCCTCGGTCGGCGGCGTGTTTCTCGACAATCATCTGTTCCACGAGATCGGGCTGATCGTCGCGATCGGCTTTGCGCTCATCACGCTCGTCGCGGGCGTGCTCAGCCACGGCTATATGATGCCGTTCGCGGTCGGCAGCTTCGGGCTCGGCATGATGGCGGGCGCGCTGGCGCGGCCGCACGACGGCAGCGAAGTGATCGCGACGATGATTGGCGTCGCGGTAGTTGCGCTCGGCCACGACCTCAACCGCCGCGCGCGCGGCTGA
- a CDS encoding Fur family transcriptional regulator produces the protein MGKHDHPHVEASGASLARAAQAALEGAGEAWTDMRAEIFDAVAAIGKPASAYEIADIVSQKRGKRVAPNSVYRILDLFVANNLVRRVESANAFVANSHPGCLHDCIFLICDTCGTAVHVDDDTLSTGVRAAAEKTGFAAERPVIEVRGKCAECQ, from the coding sequence ATGGGCAAGCATGACCATCCGCACGTCGAAGCCAGCGGCGCCTCGCTCGCCAGGGCGGCGCAGGCCGCGCTCGAAGGCGCGGGCGAAGCGTGGACCGACATGCGCGCCGAGATTTTCGACGCAGTCGCCGCGATCGGCAAGCCCGCGAGCGCTTATGAGATCGCCGACATCGTCTCGCAAAAGCGCGGGAAGCGCGTCGCGCCGAACAGCGTCTATCGCATTCTCGACCTGTTCGTCGCGAACAACCTCGTCCGCCGGGTCGAGAGCGCTAACGCCTTTGTCGCCAACAGCCATCCCGGCTGCCTGCACGACTGCATCTTTCTGATCTGCGATACGTGCGGCACCGCGGTGCATGTCGATGACGACACGCTGTCGACCGGGGTGCGCGCCGCCGCCGAAAAGACGGGTTTCGCCGCCGAACGCCCGGTGATCGAAGTGCGCGGTAAATGCGCCGAGTGCCAATAG
- the map gene encoding type I methionyl aminopeptidase, whose amino-acid sequence MYDYVTITADDATAPARVRDGTIKLHDEAGFAGMRKAGRLSAEILDALVPFVQPGVTTAAIDDLVRTMMLEGGGIPATLGYRGFTHSCCTSINHVVCHGIPDDKPLREGDIVNVDVTSIVDGWHGDTSRMYLVGEVPIKARRLVEVTYECLMLGIEQAKPGNRMGDVAHAIQTHAERHRYSVVRDFCGHGLGQMFHDAPEVVHAGRPGTGPELRPGMFFTIEPMINTGKYAVKMLADGWTAVTRDRSLSAQFEHSIGITETGCEIFTASPKGLNAPPWG is encoded by the coding sequence ATGTATGATTATGTCACCATAACCGCCGACGATGCGACCGCCCCGGCGCGCGTGCGCGACGGCACGATCAAGCTGCACGACGAGGCGGGCTTTGCGGGCATGCGCAAGGCGGGGCGGCTGTCGGCCGAGATCCTCGACGCGCTCGTCCCCTTTGTCCAGCCGGGGGTGACGACTGCGGCGATCGACGACCTCGTCCGCACAATGATGCTGGAGGGCGGGGGCATTCCCGCGACCTTGGGCTATCGCGGCTTCACGCACAGCTGCTGCACCAGCATCAACCATGTCGTGTGTCACGGCATTCCCGACGACAAGCCGCTGCGCGAGGGCGACATCGTCAATGTCGATGTCACCAGCATCGTCGATGGCTGGCACGGCGACACCAGCCGCATGTATCTGGTCGGCGAAGTGCCGATCAAGGCGCGGCGGCTGGTGGAAGTCACCTATGAATGCCTGATGCTCGGCATCGAGCAGGCGAAGCCGGGCAACCGCATGGGCGACGTCGCGCATGCGATCCAGACCCACGCCGAACGCCACCGTTATTCGGTCGTCCGCGATTTCTGCGGTCACGGGCTGGGCCAGATGTTCCACGACGCGCCCGAGGTCGTCCACGCCGGGCGCCCCGGCACCGGGCCGGAGCTGCGCCCCGGCATGTTCTTTACGATCGAGCCGATGATCAACACCGGCAAATATGCGGTAAAGATGCTCGCCGACGGCTGGACCGCGGTGACGCGCGACCGCTCGCTGTCGGCGCAGTTCGAGCACAGCATCGGGATCACCGAGACGGGTTGCGAGATTTTCACCGCGAGCCCGAAGGGTTTGAACGCGCCGCCGTGGGGCTGA
- a CDS encoding PQQ-dependent dehydrogenase, methanol/ethanol family — protein sequence MAKRVFSAALLGGAALALAACNASKNEAIAAGSLDDAERASEALLKTGGNGDDWGAIGFSYDEQRFSPLTDINDRNVGDLGIAWFADLEDARGQEATPVVVDGVMYVSHAWSKVSAWDAATGKPLWKYDPKVPGERAVHACCDVVNRGVAVWGDKVFVGALDGRLIALDRTSGKELWATQTFDADRPYTITGAPRVVKDMVLIGNGGAEFGVRGYVTAYDADTGRQRWRFYTAPNPKKAKDGAASDAIFASKGNATWSDTGEWQTSGGGGTVWDAIVYDKDLDQIYLGVGNGNPWNHGTRSNGEGDNWFLSSIVALDATTGAYKWHYQETPAETWDYTATQPIILAEQAVNGTPTKVLYHAPKNGFFFTIDRATGKLLDAKPFVDGINWASGYDLATGRPIENPEARFYRTGKPFIAIPGALGAHNWHPMSYNPATGLVYIPAQQIPQAYVADMNELDRRKVVGFNVGTSLTGTMLPDDKAAYRAAVAATTGRLVAFDPRTGKVAWGVDHPAAWNGGTMTTAGNLVFQGTSTGRFRAYAADTGKQLLDLDMQSGIVGAPSTFRVNGVQYVAFQTSKGGAFPLVAGVAGGATRKVPNIPRLVVLKLGGRAQLPALPRATTLAWNPPPQFGTAAQVATGKALFGRYCIVCHGDSAIGNGFTPDLRVSGTLANPEAWKAVLLDGALKDRGMVGFAKVLTPADAAAIRAYVIDRSIWTRENLPNASAPVGR from the coding sequence ATGGCGAAACGGGTCTTTTCGGCTGCGCTGCTGGGCGGCGCGGCGCTGGCATTGGCAGCGTGCAACGCATCGAAGAATGAAGCCATCGCGGCCGGATCGCTCGACGATGCCGAAAGGGCCAGCGAGGCGCTGCTCAAGACCGGCGGCAACGGCGACGACTGGGGCGCAATCGGCTTCAGCTATGACGAGCAGCGCTTCAGCCCGCTGACCGACATCAACGACCGGAATGTCGGCGATCTCGGCATCGCCTGGTTCGCCGACCTGGAGGATGCACGCGGGCAGGAAGCGACGCCGGTGGTGGTCGACGGGGTGATGTATGTCAGCCATGCCTGGTCGAAGGTCAGCGCGTGGGACGCAGCGACCGGCAAGCCCTTGTGGAAATATGACCCCAAAGTGCCGGGCGAGCGCGCGGTCCACGCCTGCTGCGACGTCGTCAACCGCGGCGTTGCGGTGTGGGGCGACAAAGTCTTTGTCGGCGCGCTCGACGGGCGACTGATCGCCCTCGACCGGACGAGCGGCAAGGAACTGTGGGCGACGCAGACCTTCGATGCCGACCGGCCCTATACGATCACCGGCGCGCCGCGCGTGGTGAAGGACATGGTGCTGATCGGCAATGGCGGCGCCGAGTTTGGCGTGCGCGGCTATGTGACCGCCTATGATGCCGACACGGGCAGGCAGCGCTGGCGTTTCTACACCGCGCCCAACCCGAAGAAGGCTAAGGACGGCGCGGCGTCGGACGCCATTTTCGCGTCGAAGGGCAACGCCACCTGGTCCGACACGGGCGAATGGCAGACGTCGGGTGGCGGCGGCACGGTGTGGGACGCGATCGTCTATGACAAGGATCTCGACCAGATCTACCTCGGCGTCGGCAACGGCAATCCGTGGAACCACGGCACGCGCTCGAACGGCGAGGGCGACAACTGGTTTCTCTCCTCGATCGTCGCGCTCGACGCGACGACGGGCGCCTATAAATGGCATTATCAGGAAACCCCCGCCGAGACGTGGGATTATACCGCGACCCAGCCGATCATCCTCGCCGAGCAGGCGGTGAACGGAACGCCCACCAAGGTGCTGTACCATGCGCCCAAGAACGGCTTCTTCTTCACCATCGACCGCGCGACCGGCAAACTGCTCGACGCCAAGCCCTTCGTCGACGGGATCAACTGGGCGAGCGGCTACGACCTTGCGACCGGCCGCCCGATCGAGAATCCCGAGGCGCGCTTCTACAGGACGGGCAAGCCCTTCATCGCGATCCCCGGCGCATTGGGCGCGCACAACTGGCACCCGATGAGCTATAATCCCGCGACGGGGCTCGTCTATATCCCGGCGCAGCAGATCCCGCAGGCCTATGTCGCCGACATGAACGAACTCGACCGGCGCAAGGTCGTCGGCTTCAACGTCGGCACCTCGCTCACCGGCACGATGCTGCCCGACGACAAGGCGGCCTATCGCGCCGCGGTCGCGGCGACGACCGGGCGCCTCGTCGCCTTCGACCCGCGCACGGGCAAGGTGGCGTGGGGGGTCGACCATCCCGCGGCGTGGAACGGCGGAACGATGACCACCGCGGGCAATCTCGTCTTCCAGGGCACGAGCACCGGGCGTTTCCGCGCCTATGCCGCCGACACCGGCAAGCAGCTCCTCGACCTCGACATGCAGTCGGGGATCGTCGGCGCGCCCTCGACCTTCCGCGTGAACGGCGTCCAATATGTCGCTTTCCAGACGAGCAAGGGCGGTGCCTTCCCGCTCGTCGCCGGCGTCGCGGGCGGCGCGACGCGCAAGGTTCCCAATATCCCGCGCCTCGTCGTATTGAAGCTCGGCGGCCGGGCGCAGCTTCCCGCGCTGCCGCGGGCAACGACGCTCGCGTGGAACCCGCCGCCGCAGTTCGGCACAGCGGCACAGGTCGCCACAGGCAAGGCCTTGTTCGGTCGCTATTGCATCGTCTGCCACGGCGACAGCGCGATCGGCAACGGCTTCACCCCCGACCTGCGCGTCTCGGGCACCCTTGCCAACCCGGAGGCGTGGAAGGCCGTGCTCCTCGACGGCGCGCTCAAGGACCGCGGCATGGTCGGCTTCGCCAAGGTACTGACCCCGGCCGATGCCGCGGCGATCCGCGCCTATGTCATCGATCGCTCAATCTGGACCAGGGAAAATCTGCCGAACGCATCGGCGCCGGTGGGGCGCTGA